One part of the Vicia villosa cultivar HV-30 ecotype Madison, WI linkage group LG6, Vvil1.0, whole genome shotgun sequence genome encodes these proteins:
- the LOC131612607 gene encoding uncharacterized protein LOC131612607 — protein MSGCPVLEKLTIDECIGCDHLVISSPSLKVLALEMCETMSICLKKANNLIDFTLEGYQGRCFIKSLPKIKRFSVERCIKYPYADIPTTLLASSFSSLEYLKLDHFNLNDIEDILYFVNVLKSAPRLIELVIKQSYNVDTTQVLDLSKELESHSCCLKLKTVKVYTRACSQHSMSLIKSILANSPLLKILTVCRYDKLDARMLLKISQDLLMMKRASPGAQVNFIHSTYGHY, from the exons ATGTCTGGTTGTCCAGTTCTTGAAAAGCTCACCATTGATGAATGTATTGGTTGTGATCATCTTGTCATATCTTCTCCTTCTCTCAAAGTCTTGGCGCTTGAAATGTGCGAAACAATGTCAATTTGTCTCAAGAAAGCAAATAATCTGATTGATTTTACACTTGAGGGATATCAGGGCAGATGTTTTAtcaaaagtttgccaaaaattaAGAGGTTTTCTGTGGAAAGATGCATAAAG TATCCATATGCTGATATTCCTACCACGCTGCTAGCAAGTTCATTCAGCTCTTTAGAGTATTTGAAATTGGATCACTTCAATTTGAATGATATAGAAGACATTTTGTATTTTGTCAATGTTCTAAAAAGTGCTCCTAGGTTGATTGAACTTGTTATTAAACAG AGTTACAATGTTGATACCACACAAGTGTTGGACCTTTCAAAGGAGTTAGAAAGCCATAGCTGTTGCCTTAAACTTAAGACAGTGAAAGTCTACACTAGAGCTTGCTCTCAGCATTCAATGAGTTTGATAAAGTCCATACTTGCAAATTCTCCTTTGTTAAAGATTCTTACTGTATGCAGATATGATAAATTAGATGCACGTATGTTGTTAAAAATTTCACAAGACTTATTAATGATGAAACGAGCATCACCAGGAGCACAAGTTAATTTCATTCACTCTACTTATGGACACTATTGA
- the LOC131612610 gene encoding F-box/FBD/LRR-repeat protein At1g13570-like, giving the protein MRTPRKNKKANTNDRISDLPSNVIDGILANLKIRDQVRTSILSKKWRYMWTSAPQLCFGYDFFVRFLRLDDLDPVVCKIIMDVLMLRNGPVCKFSIDVPGYFGFEFSTENLNMWIPFMSKDIKHLELVTYCTPEDQNKIMPDTLFSCKELTFLKFSSFDLSVPPNFYAFKKLLELHLVKVTFESSAFESLMSGCPVLEKLSIEDCTCSDYLVISSPSLKVLVLVLYDTKSICLKESKNLIDFTLKGYYTRSLIKSLPKIKKFSLGILTENPYADIIPPTLLTSSLSSLEFLELNGLNLKVKGDILYFVSLLKSAPRLIELVIKQSNNVDTTQVLDLSKELERHRCCLKLQTVEVYTRSCSQHAMSLIKSILVNSPLLKILTVYFYNYDKLDAHMLLKISQDLLWMKRASPGAQVNFIHSTYSPY; this is encoded by the exons ATGAGAACTCCGCGGAAGAATAAGAAGGCCAATACAAATGATCGAATTAGTGACTTACCGAGTAATGTCATTGATGGTATCCTAGCAAACTTGAAAATCCGAGACCAAGTTAGGACTAGTATCTTGTCTAAAAAGTGGAGGTATATGTGGACTTCAGCCCCACAACTTTGTTTTGGTTATGACTTTTTTGTAAGGTTTCTGCGTCTTGATGACCTTGACCCGGTAGTTTGTAAAATCATCATGGATGTTCTTATGCTCCGCAATGGGCCAGTATGCAAGTTTTCTATTGACGTACCTGGGTACTTTGGCTTTGAGTTCTCAACGGAAAATCTCAATATGTGGATCCCCTTTATGTCAAAGGATATTAAACATCTTGAGCTTGTGACCTACTGTACTCCTGaagatcaaaataaaataatgccGGATACTCTCTTCTCTTGTAAGGAATTGACTTTCCTCAAATTTAGTTCTTTTGACTTGTCAGTTCCACCTAATTTCTACGCATTTAAAAAATTGCTTGAACTTCACTTAGTTAAGGTTACATTCGAGTCCAGTGCATTTGAGAGTCTTATGTCTGGTTGTCCGGTTCTTGAAAAGCTCAGCATTGAAGATTGTACTTGTTCtgattatcttgttatatcttCTCCTTCTCTCAAAGTCTTAGTGCTAGTATTGTACGATACAAAGTCAATTTGTCTCAAGGAATCAAAGAATCTGATCGATTTTACACTCAAGGGATATTATACTAGAAGTTTGAtcaaaagtttgccaaaaattaAGAAGTTTTCTCTCGGCATATTGACCGAG AATCCATATGCAGATATCATTCCTCCCACGCTGCTAACAAGTTCATTAAGCTCTTTAGAGTTTTTGGAATTGAATGGCTTGAATTTGAAGGTTAAAGGAGACATTTTGTATTTTGTTAGTCTTCTCAAAAGTGCTCCTAGGTTGATTGAACTTGTTATTAAACAG AGTAACAATGTTGATACCACACAAGTGTTGGACCTTTCAAAGGAGTTAGAAAGACATAGATGTTGCCTTAAACTTCAGACAGTAGAAGTCTACACTAGATCTTGCTCTCAGCATGCAATGAGTTTGATAAAGTCCATACTTGTAAATTCTCCTTTGCTAAAGATTCTTACCGTTTATTTCTACAATTATGATAAATTAGATGCACATATGTTGTTAAAAATTTCACAAGACTTGTTATGGATGAAACGAGCATCACCGGGAGCACAGGTTAATTTCATTCACTCTACTTATAGCCCCTATTGA
- the LOC131610299 gene encoding pentatricopeptide repeat-containing protein At4g13650-like has product MLSSSPFSLRSFFFYSQLPFKFNHHYFTTKPIFNNYKLLSGNLSFAAFRNTALSYAHSDDELPEKEKERDDANASGIGFLHLMEQRGVRANSQTFLWLLEGCLSSGSFLDGLKLHGKILKMGFVDEVVLCERIMDFYLAFGDLNGAVKVFDEMPVRSLACWNKIFQRFVVDRMTGGIPTLLRRMMKENVEIDEKTLAVVLRGCSGNVVPFHFVEQIHAMTITHGFESSPFICNPLIDLYFKNGFLNSAKKVFESLKVRDSVSWVAMISGLSQNGYEEEAMLLFSQMHTSGICPTPYIFSSVLSACTKVNFFKLGKQLHGLVLKQGFSSETYVCNALVTLYSRSGNLISADQVFNAMLQRDRVSYNSLISGLAQQGYSDRALALFKKMHLDCLKPDCVTVASLLSACASAGALPIGKQFHSYAMKAGMISDIVVEGSLLDLYVKCSDIKTAHDFFIASETENVVMWNMMLVAYGRLDNLNESFQIFTQMQIEGIVPNQFTYPSILKTCTTLGDIDLGEQIHTQVLKTGFQSNVYVSSVLIDMYAKHGKLDTALKIFRRLKENDIVSWTAMIAGYTQHNKFVEALNLFKEMQDQGIQADNIGFASAISACAGIQALDQGRQIHAQSCLFGYSDDLSIGNALVSLYARCGKVREAHLAFDQIFIKDNVSWNSLISGFAQSGYFEEALNIFAQMNKAGLEINSFTFGSAVCAAANATNVRIGNQIRAMIKKTGYDSEIEVSNALITLYAKCGCIDDAERHFFEMPDKNEVSWNAMITGYSQHGCGFEALSLFEDMKQLDVLPNHVTFVGVLSACSHVGLVDEGISYFRSMSDVHNLVPKPEHYACVVDLLGRSGLLSRARRFIEEMPIQPDAMVWRTLLSACNVHKNIDIGEFAASHLLELEPKDSATYVLLSNMYAVSGKWGCRDRTRQMMKDRGVKKEPGRSWIEVKNSVHAFFAGDQNHPLADMIYEYISDLSFRAAENGYVPQCNSLLSDAEIRQKHPTEIIHSEKLAIAFGLLSLSSSTPIHVFKNLRVCGDCHNWIKHVSQISDRVIIVRDSYRFHHFKVGSCSCKDYW; this is encoded by the exons ATGCTTTCTTCTTCTCCATTTTCTCTCCGTTCCTTCTTCTTCTATTCTCAACTACCTTTCAAATTCAACCATCACTATTTTACCACCAAACCCATTTTCAACAATTACAAG TTACTTTCTGGAAATTTGAGTTTTGCAGCATTCAGAAACACTGCATTAAGCTACGCACACAGTGATGATGAACTTCCTGAAAAGGAGAAGGAAAGGGATGATGCAAATGCCAGTGGAATTGGCTTCTTGCATCTCATGGAACAACGTGGTGTTCGTGCTAATTCTCAAACTTTTTTGTGGTTATTAGAAGGTTGTTTGAGTTCTGGATCGTTTTTGGATGGTTTGAAGCTTCATGGGAAGATTCTGAAGATGGGTTTTGTTGATGAAGTGGTTTTGTGTGAACGTATTATGGATTTTTATCTTGCATTTGGTGATTTGAATGGTGCAgttaaggtgtttgatgaaatgcctgttAGGTCTTTGGCTTGTTGGAATAAGATTTTTCAGAGGTTTGTTGTGGACAGGATGACGGGTGGGATTCCGACTTTGTTGCGGCGGATGATGAAAGAAAACGTCGAGATTGATGAGAAAACTCTTGCTGTGGTTTTGAGGGGTTGTAGTGGTAATGTAGTTCCTTTTCATTTTGTGGAGCAAATACATGCTATGACTATAACACATGGTTTTGAAAGTAGTCCTTTTATATGTAATCCTTTGATTGATCTCTACTTTAAAAATGGTTTTCTGAATTCTGCTAAGAAAGTTTTTGAAAGTTTAAAGGTGAGGGACAGTGTTTCTTGGGTGGCTATGATATCTGGTTTATCGCAGAATGGGTATGAAGAAGAAGCGATGCTTTTGTTTTCTCAGATGCACACATCAGGAATCTGCCCCACGCCGTATATTTTTTCGAGTGTGCTAAGTGCCTGCAcaaaagtaaatttttttaagCTCGGGAAACAGCTCCACGGCCTTGTTTTGAAGCAGGGATTCTCTTCCGAAACATATGTTTGCAATGCCCTTGTAACGTTATATTCCCGTTCAGGGAATTTGATATCTGCAGATCAGGTTTTTAATGCAATGTTACAGAGGGATAGGGTTTCGTATAACTCACTCATCTCGGGTCTTGCACAACAAGGATATAGTGATAGAGCTTTAGCGTTGTTTAAGAAAATGCATCTTGATTGCCTAAAGCCTGACTGTGTTACAGTTGCAAGTCTTTTGAGTGCCTGTGCATCAGCTGGGGCTCTTCCGATTGGAAAACAATTCCACTCGTATGCGATGAAGGCTGGAATGATTTCTGACATTGTCGTGGAAGGTTCATTGCTCGATCTTTATGTAAAATGCTCTGATATAAAAACCGCCCATGATTTTTTCATTGCATCTGAAACTGAAAACGTGGTGATGTGGAATATGATGCTTGTAGCTTATGGCCGGTTAGATAATCTGAacgaatcatttcaaatatttacGCAGATGCAGATAGAGGGCATTGTACCTAATCAATTCACATATCCAAGTATTTTGAAAACTTGCACTACTTTGGGAGATATTGATCTAGGAGAACAGATTCATACTCAAGTACTGAAAACCGGCTTTCAGTCCAATGTGTATGTTTCTAGTGTGCTTATTGACATGTATGCTAAACACGGAAAACTAGATACTGCCTTGAAAATATTTAGAAGACTAAAAGAAAATGACATTGTTTCGTGGACAGCTATGATTGCTGGGTACACACAGCATAATAAGTTCGTTGAAGCTCTTAATCTCTTTAAAGAAATGCAAGATCAAGGGATACAAGCCGATAATATTGGATTTGCAAGTGCAATAAGTGCATGTGCAGGTATCCAAGCACTTGATCAAGGAAGGCAGATTCATGCACAGTCATGTCTATTTGGTTATTCAGACGATCTTTCAATTGGTAATGCACTTGTTAGTCTTTATGCTAGGTGCGGGAAAGTGCGAGAAGCACACTTGGCTTTTGATCAAATATTTATCAAAGACAATGTGTCATGGAACTCATTGATATCTGGTTTCGCACAAAGTGGATATTTCGAGGAAGCATTGAATATATTCGCTCAAATGAATAAAGCTGGACTAGAAATTAATTCCTTCACATTTGGCTCTGCAGTTTGTGCTGCTGCCAATGCTACTAATGTTAGAATAGGGAATCAGATTCGTGCCATGATTAAGAAAACTGGCTATGATTCAGAAATTGAGGTTTCTAATGCTTTGATCACATTATACGCAAAATGCGGTTGTATTGATGATGCCGAGAGACACTTCTTTGAAATGCCCGACAAAAATGAGGTTTCTTGGAATGCTATGATTACTGGTTATTCCCAACATGGTTGTGGATTCGAAGCGCTTAGCCTTTTTGAGGATATGAAACAGCTTGATGTATTGCCAAACCATGTCACATTTGTGGGAGTTTTATCGGCATGCAGTCATGTGGGTTTGGTGGATGAGGGAATTAGCTACTTCCGATCAATGAGTGATGTTCATAACTTGGTGCCAAAACCCGAACATTATGCATGTGTTGTGGATCTTCTTGGGCGGTCTGGTCTCTTAAGTCGCGCAAGGAGGTTTATTGAGGAGATGCCAATTCAACCAGATGCAATGGTGTGGAGGACCCTTTTAAGTGCTTGTAATGTTCATAAGAATATTGATATTGGAGAGTTTGCTGCGAGTCATCTTCTGGAGCTGGAACCGAAAGATTCAGCAACATATGTTCTTCTTTCAAATATGTATGCAGTGTCTGGGAAATGGGGATGTAGGGATCGGACGAGGCAAATGATGAAAGATCGGGGTGTTAAGAAAGAGCCTGGCCGTAGCTGGATAGAAGTTAAGAATTCTGTTCATGCATTTTTTGCTGGTGATCAGAATCACCCACTTGCTGATATGATATATGAATATATCAGCGATCTGAGTTTTCGAGCAGCTGAAAATGGTTATGTACCACAGTGCAACAGCCTTCTCAGTGATGCAGAAATACGTCAAAAGCATCCAACCGAAATCATTCACAGTGAGAAACTGGCAATCGCTTTTGGATTGCTTAGTTTATCTAGCTCCACTCCTATACACGTTTTTAAAAATCTTCGTGTTTGTGGGGATTGCCACAACTGGATTAAGCATGTCTCTCAGATATCAGACCGAGTGATCATAGTGAGAGATTCATATCGCTTTCATCATTTCAAAGTCGGCAGTTGTTCGTGTAAAGATTATTGGTAA
- the LOC131610297 gene encoding protein SINE1-like gives MGRNLSPVLQRELENLDKDADSRKSAMRALKSYVKDLDFRTIPIFLAQVSETKETGTLSGEFTISLYEVLARVHGVKIVPMIESIMQSIIQTLASSAGSFPLQQACSKVVPAVARYGIDPTMPEDKKKNIIRSICKPLSDSLTSSQESLSCGAALCLKALVDSDNWRYASNEMVNNVCQNVAAALDGKSTQTNSHMGLVMALAKRNSLIVEAYARLLIHSGLQILNVGGEHSDGNSQKRFSAIQMVNYLMKCLDPRSIFSEVEQVIEEMEQCQFDKMAFIKGAALEALQTAKKVATDKKLRCMKSPASVTGSNSNFSRRDYMEGDSSSGDGDLTPASNSPESRTLDYFPGHGSLTESPISTLQSSHNLNYSRRSVNRKLWSLENGGVDVSLKDGLFSSNAEEGNGLFDYTTDHKFSNGNGDLIEEFAGFVPRNPRHGISRSTNTSPLRSRSQVIEGIQIFETPKRLIRSLQDPTDDSSDCSEKPIRRYKSLSSGNIIWSPSSNSKYDQNGIAHHVKYDDSNENGSLCGDDMQNQDEQESVSSTDDILGNSDMQKPSEKVTENRKVSHTLPAVKPLQKAKRKFFCGLSFLIVTMVTPLLWINGQEEAHFLVPT, from the exons ATGGGAAGGAATTTGAGTCCTGTGCTGCAAAGAGAGCTTGAAAATCTCGACAAAGACGCTGATAGTCGCAAATCGGCAATGCGAGCATTGAAGTCTTATGTGAAAGATTTGGACTTTAGGACAATTCCTATCTTTCTAGCTCAAGTGTCTGAGACGAAAGAAACCGGTACTTTGTCCGGAGAATTCACGATATCGTTGTACGAGGTTCTTGCTAGGGTTCATGGTGTTAAAATCGTTCCTATGATTGAGAGTATCATGCAATCCATAATTCAGACTTTAGCTTCAAGTGCAGGATCTTTCCCTCTCCAACAAGCTTGTTCCAAGGTTGTTCCAGCTGTAGCGAGGTATGGAATTGACCCTACGATGCctgaagataagaagaagaatatAATTCGTTCCATTTGTAAGCCTCTTTCTGATTCGCTCACGAGTTCTCAGGAGAGTTTGAGCTGCGGCGCAGCTCTTTGCTTGAAGGCACTTGTTGATTCGGATAATTGGCGGTATGCTTCTAATGAAATGGTTAATAACGTTTGCCAAAATGTTGCGGCGGCGTTAGACGGAAAGTCTACTCAGACTAATTCGCATATGGGTTTGGTTATGGCGTTAGCCAAGCGCAACTCTCTGATTGTCGAAGCTTATGCCCGGCTGCTCATACATTCCGGGCTTCAAATACTAAATGTCGGTGGAGAGCATTCGGACGGGAATTCTCAGAAGAGGTTCTCAGCTATTCAAATGGTTAACTACTTGATGAAGTGTCTGGATCCGAGGAGTATTTTCTCCGAAGTCGAACAAGTGATTGAAGAGATGGAACAATGCCAATTCGACAAGATGGCATTCATCAAAGGTGCTGCACTTGAAGCCTTGCAAACAGCCAAGAAAGTCGCAACCGACAAAAAACTGAGATGTATGAAGAGTCCTGCATCTGTGACaggttcaaattcaaattttagtAGGAGAGACTATATGGAAGGGGATAGTTCTTCGGGCGACGGAGACCTTACTCCGGCATCTAATTCACCCGAATCACGTACACTTGACTATTTTCCCGGACACGGATCCCTTACCGAGTCTCCCATTTCGACTCTTCAGTCTTCTCATAATCTGAACTATTCGCGAAGGAGTGTCAATAGGAAGCTTTGGAGCCTTGAAAATGGAGGAGTCGATGTGTCTCTCAAGGATGGTTTGTTCTCATCAAATGCAGAGGAGGGAAATGGCTTATTCGATTACACAACAGATCACAAGTTTTCCAATGGAAATGGAGATTTAATCGAAGAATTTGCTGGTTTTGTCCCAAGAAATCCTAGGCATGGAATATCCAGAAGTACCAACACAAGTCCCCTT AGATCACGCTCTCAAGTCATTGAAGGGATTCAAATTTTTGAGACTCCAAAGAGGCTCATTCGCTCGCTTCAAGACCCAACCGATGATAGTTCTGATTGTTCTGAAAAACCGATTAGACGATACAAGAGTCTATCCTCAGGAAACATTATCTGGAGTCCATCATCTAACTCCAAGTATGACCAGAACGGTATTGCTCATCACGTCAAATACGATGATAGCAACGAGAATGGAAGCTTGTGTGGCGATGACATGCAGAATCAAGATGAACAAGAATCAGTCTCATCAACCGATGACATTCTCGGTAATTCTGATATGCAGAAGCCTTCTGAAAAGGTTACTGAGAATAGAAAAGTTTCACACACTCTTCCTGCGGTGAAGCCACTTCAAAAGGCGAAGCGCAAATTCTTCTGTGGGCTCTCTTTTCTCATTGTTACGATGGTTACACCTTTACTCTGGATCAACGGTCAAGAGGAAGCACATTTCCTTGTCCCTACATAA
- the LOC131612608 gene encoding F-box/FBD/LRR-repeat protein At1g13570-like, whose translation MTLLNEETYQNDRISDLPGNVIDVILGNLKIRDQIRTSILSTKWRYMWTSAPQLCFDQDLFEIFQHLDDPNTVISKIITDLLMGHNGPIHKFTLFIPYNSYFKITMEHLNMWIPILSRKDIKYLDLVNDYGQVYQMPYIVLSCKELTYFKVGGFKLSIPPNFYGFKRLLELHLVCVRFESGALENLMSGCPFLEKLNIELCDGFEYLDISSTTLKVLLLQLSDDMKSICLKKAKNLIDFTLDANHNSLSDSIKSLPKLKRFSLVRGKKNPYAESIPPTLLTSSFSSLEYLQLDDLNLNDKEDIVFFVSVLKSAPGLIEVVIKSHNDNDTSQVLDLSKELECRSCCLKFQTVDIYVRANPQYAMSLIQFILANSPSLKILTFNCNSKKLNARTLYRISQDLLWMKRTSPRAHVKFLLSTFP comes from the exons ATGACTTTGCTCAACGAGGAGACATATCAAAATGATCGAATCAGTGATTTACCAGGTAATGTCATTGATGTCATCTTAGGAAACTTGAAAATTCGAGACCAAATTAGGACTAGTATTTTGTCAACAAAGTGGAGGTATATGTGGACTTCGGCCCCTCAACTTTGTTTTGACCAAGACCTCTTTGAAATTTTTCAACATCTTGATGACCCTAATACCGTTATTTCTAAAATCATCACGGATCTTCTTATGGGTCACAATGGTCCAATACACAAGTTTACTCTTTTCATACCATATAACTCCTATTTCAAGATCACAATGGAACACCTCAATATGTGGATTCCGATTTTATCAAGGAAGGACATTAAATATCTTGATCTTGTGAACGACTACGGTCAAGTTTATCAAATGCCATATATTGTCCTCTCTTGTAAGGAATTGACTTACTTTAAAGTCGGCGGATTTAAATTGTCAATTCCACCTAATTTCTACGGCTTTAAAAGATTGCTTGAACTTCACCTAGTTTGTGTTAGATTCGAGTCTGGTGCACTTGAGAATCTTATGTCTGGTTGTCCATTTCTTGAAAAGCTCAACATTGAATTATGTGATGGTTTTGAATATCTTGATATTTCTTCTACTACTCTCAAAGTCTTATTACTACAATTAAGTGACGATATGAAGTCAATTTGTCTCAAGAAAGCAAAGAATTTGATCGATTTTACCCTTGATGCTAATCACAATAGCTTATCTGATTCGATCAAAAGTTTGCCAAAACTTAAGAGGTTTTCTCTGGTCCGTGGGAAAAAG AACCCATATGCAGAAAGCATTCCTCCCACTTTGCTAACAAGCTCATTCAGCTCTTTAGAGTATTTGCAATTGGATGACTTGAATTTGAACGATAAAGAAGACATTGTGTTTTTTGTTAGTGTTCTCAAAAGTGCTCCTGGGTTGATTGAAGTTGTTATTAAG AGTCACAACGATAATGATACCTCACAAGTGTTGGACCTTTCAAAGGAGTTAGAGTGTCGTAGTTGTTGCCTTAAATTTCAGACAGTGGATATCTACGTTAGAGCTAACCCTCAGTATGCAATGAGTTTGATACAGTTCATACTTGCAAATTCTCCTTCGTTAAAGATTCTTACTTTTAATTGCAATTCCAAGAAATTAAACGCACGCACATTGTATAGGATTTCACAAGACTTGTTATGGATGAAACGAACATcaccaagggcacatgttaagttTCTTCTTTCCACCTTTCCATAA